CGGCATTGGTCACGGCCTTGCAACATGTCTAGTGGAACACGTGCATGAGCTGAAAAACATCCACGAATAGCAATTTCAACTTTTTTCTTGTGCTGTTTAGTAACAGCGCATGGTCAGCAAGAATACACAAAGCAGAAATGTCTTCTTGTTTAAACATGCATCGCAAAAGCCAATTaggttgcgcaaaaaaaaaaaaatgatgacagaGTAATGGATGTGTAATCGCAATGTCGAGAACCGCAAGTTATTGTTCACGAAGATGAGATAAGAAGATGAGTTATTATCGAGAGAACACATTGAGCACCGTAGTGATAACTGTGCGCTGTATAGTTTGTGGGGGTCTTACCCGacccgtagcgcgtataatcgcagctacgtagggttcgggcggcaacaagcgagtcaattcaacaacgtttattgctgtgggcaataaaacacacttgcagagggaagtccgctctgtataataagtaataaaataggcttgcctcgtcgcgtgtggtagtcacgcaaacgaggtcactcacgggttgcagcgggtaaatccgtatgggcaggtaggtgtagcgaggtcagagagccccGGGGGTCCCTCGGTCGAGCTCTTTTAAACCcttttaccttttcgcgaggggaatgtcctcctcgcccgtcggatactttccctcttcccgcgcgggcacgcgcgtcgcgagaggcgagcgagaaccgggagcgGGCAAAGTGCATCTcacccgtgtccgcccggctctcGCTGCACGCGCTgcgcgcgcacgagatgtccgcccgcTCACCCCGAGTGCGCGacgtgcgcaagcgacggcgagcgcccgcgggagaaggtggcggcgtgtgctccccacatcctcctccccttaagaaggcccccgtacgtGAGGCTGGCACCTAGGTCGAGGGTccctcggtcgcgctcttttatacccttttaccttttcgcgaggggaatgtcctcctggcccgtcggatactttccctcttcccgcgcggacACGCGCGTCACGAGaagcgagcgagaaccgggagagggcaaagtgcatctctcccgtgtccgcccggctctcGCTGCACGCGCTgcgcgcgcacgagatgtccgcccgcTCACCCCGAGTGCGCGacgtgcgcaagcgacggcgagcgcccgcgggagaaggtggcggcGTGTACTCCCCACAAGTTCGCTGAACTGTCCGGTGTGTTTTGATAGGACTACGAAGTTCTGATGAATTTCTTCACGATACAATTACAATACTTGCAGGATATTCTGAAGGTAGGATACCTTGCAAAAGTTCACCGaagattatgatactccctaatgcgcaatttgagcgcagctgtatacgtgatttcttttcgcgatatattggcagGCCTCACAATTTCTCGGGCGGCACGcggcaaacggagcgaagtgtggcgcgacggcctcgctgatcgggagatcgcgagaggcagcgcgtgagtgacgcgtgggcgcgtttcacagcagccgccgcagacaacctccgctcatgcagcgctttgtttccaagCTGACGACgtacgctactctggcgccatctcgtagccatcgtcgccgcaaagccctcGTGCGCCTCACTACGCTGTCCTTCTTACGCTTTTgccgtaccctcctcctccgcctcaCGGTTCCGCTGcgtcctcctcctcgcgctcttttcatcccccactgcgctccgcgttcgctctcatatttcgctgtgctcgttcgctcggttacgaggtaggaCGGCGACGcacgccgcaggaacgggcgtctgagctgcgctctaaaaagtccCGGTCAGCTTCCTTGCACAGCGGAAATTCTTTCGCCGCCATGATTAAAGAAACTGAACCTGGAAATCGCTGCAATACTGGCTCCCTCCAGCGTGAGGCAGATACACGCGTGGTTACCGTATGCACCTCAATCTCGTTCCGCCTGTAGTGCACTTGCGAGACCGCGAACACCTACGTGctaaaaagtttacaccctttgggatGCATAATTGTCTCACAACACCAATCTTCATCTACCTTGCGCTCCAGGTCACGAATGACACGTGTGCTATAAGCGTGACACGGCATTCGTGACAGAAAaatagcgagcgcagagttttcaagaaatgaaacgcaAGCAAGGCCGATGACGATCCACCGTGTGGAGAcggtattttgtaacgatccATTTCATTTCCCATTCGTATGCGTCGCGCTGATTGGCCGATCGCTGTGATCAAGGCAATGCTGCGGCGTCGGAAGGGTGAATATAATGGGAAATGAAGTGGATTGTTATGTATGCAAAACACGACCCCTGTGCTTCGGTCCACTGCTATAATAATGCACCAAAACAGCTGGTGCGCGGGGGTTGCAGTGAGTAGAGTTACACTGCTGGTTGAGAAATGCCTCTAAAATGACGAATTAAATAATACTAGTTGAATAATTATAATATGAGCTCTCAACTAAGATATATTCACAGTTTATTATGATCACTGGACAGCCCTTCATTTAGATTTTTCCTGAAGTTAAAATCAGCTCTGTGAAGCCAATTGCTCCAATTAGAGCCAATTGTAAATCCTAATGTTTTATCGGACTGGGTTATTGCTTTTCCTTACAAAAACTTCATTATTAGGCTAACAGGCTGATAGCCTTATAAGCTAGCTATACTAATATTTAAGTAGAAATTTTTGCTCTCGTTGCACTCTACGGCAATttagtttcgtttttttttttttgtggtggtggcggggggggggggggggggggagattggCCGGAGATCATCACCTTGCGGAAATTAGCAGCCTCAAATTTTTTTCATGTCGAGATAATTAGGCTGTTTAATTGTTCAAAGTTAATTAGTCTAGAAAATATATTTCCATGTTTGCTTGCATAATTACTACCTCGAGTCATCTTAAAATGTATGCCTCTGTGATAAAATTAACACCGAGAAAATTGCTCCTTGTCGCCGCACTTCGCCTATTATTAACGAATTATTAACTCCAGAGTTCCTCTATACAGTGTACTACAGTTAATTGCGCCAGTTCCTCTCCGTATCCACCATGGGAGCCAAACTCGCGCCATCAGCTCCGACGCACATCAGCCGCTGTGTGTCATGCTTCCTCCATTTAATCAAGTGATTCATTAATTCGTATTCGTTTCTTTTGTTACAAAGCCGCACTGCCTTCAGCCCAGCCCGTTGGCCCAGATATCACAAACATGAAAATTGGCAGCAAACTCACCATGCACATTCATGCGACGCCAAAGGTAGAAAAACAAACATTACGGGAAAACGGGCATCAACTCTTTTCAGCAATAAGCTTAGCTATTGTTACAACTATATTTTTATAGTAAAGCATCACTGCACGCACACTTCACTGCTCGGCACGTCAATCGTTCCTTCTTCTCTATTGGTCTAGATGGCGCCACACGTACCAGTTTTCGGAGAATTAAAAGCACGAGAAATACAGAATGACGCGTTCCCAAAAGAAAGAACTGCAAGAAAAATGCACAgtatatatacaaaaaaaaaaaaaaaagcgaagttgTATGCTCTGTAGTGGCATCAGAAGTTGAAATCACCGCTCTTGTCGGAGTCCCATCCGGACGTCTCGATCGCGCCTTCGACATCGAAATCTTCCTCGACGTCGTACTGAAAGTCCGGGTCGCCGGGTTTCTTACGACTCTTCTCGAAGGATAAGCTCATCAGGTCTTTCTTCCTCTGCAACGTCTCGTCGTCCAACTTGTTAAGATCTTCGTCCGGGTTTACCGTGAACTCTTCGTTCACTTTTGCCAGGCACTCTTCCAACGACTGACCTTTTATGTTTTCCTGCAGAATGCGCAACATCTTCTCCACTTGTATCAGAGGAGCGCCGCTTAGAACCGCTGAATGACGGTCGCGCAGCGCTTCGGCTACGCTTTTGATGTCCGAGTTCTCGAACAGGCCCCTCACGGGCATCGTCCTCTTGTGAAGCGTGCCGCTGCCCGTTTGATACACGACAATGACGGCGGGGCTGTTCAGTCGCACGCCGACGCTCTTGATAGTGATTTCAGTCGATGCCATGCCTCGCAAATGTACTGTTCAAGAGCGCGAAGATGGGCGCATAAGCGCGACAACTTGCCGGCAGCTTGcccagaggaaagaaaaaaagccgtCGTTGAGACCGCGGCACGCAAGACCGATCACTGTATTACAAGGATAACTTATTTTTAGACATGCAAGTCATTAGTTAATTTCAATAAGAAAGAAACCATCCTATGCTGCTTCGCGCAGTTCCTTATCAGCCTTGTTGCGAAGCAGACGATGGTAGCGTCAACAAACGACGGTGGCGGAACCTGTGAGCGGAAGTGAACATTTCACAACCACGCGATAAGCACAACTAAAATATCAAAACTTCTTTTACAAATGCAAATAACGTAATATACTAATCTATGAAACTAAGTTTTCTATTAGGATAAAGCGTTTCAGTGCACTTTCTGTATGTAGGACACCGGCTGAGCGGTTGCATTTGCCTGGCAACTTCCTTCTATGCATGTCAAACATGGCGCACGTCAAACTAGCCAGAAAGTGAAATGGAGAGTAAATGCGCTTGCGATTAGGAGACAACGAAACATCAGGTAAGCGAGAAATCTCCCCGTAATATTCTCGGATGAAGTGGCTTCTTCCGCGTGCCGAGAGCGCTATTCTGGCGGCTGCCGCGGGCGAACAAAGCATTTCTTTATCCTGTGACCGTAGGGCTTGTTCAAGTTCGTTCACTGTGTTTGTCACTTGCGTTCTCGTTTTTCGCGCTTTAAAAGGGTCTGCGGCGCGTCTCCGCGCTTCTCGCACCGTCTTCGCTCGCAGGGCTCTCTGACTGTCCAGGAGCAGAGTGGCTGAGTCGTTCTTTTCCTTTCGAATTTGGCGGAGCTTCGCTGAAGCGGTGCCCCGAGCAGAGTTGACCGCGATAATTACTCCCGTCTTGTTTGCTTCCGAAATGATCGTTCGGCGGTGAGTTGTCGTTGCTGCGAGGCACGGCCGGGGACGTCGACGACCCCagaacgcgcctcgagcgtcagATTGTGAGCTTCCAGCGGCGTTCGTCCTGGATTTCGCCTAGGCTCCGAGACGACGCTCGCCGACTCCTTGTTCTCGCACAGCAGTCGCCAGTGCTTCGCTCCCAATCGAATCCACGCACGGGTGGAATGTGTCGCCCCGCGAGCACTCGATTCTCGGCGTCGAGCCGCGGTTCACGCTCTTCGAGAGCTCGGCAGATGGTCTGTTCGTGTTGAGACATCGAAGTGAGACGGGAAGCCGCGAGCGTGACTGTCGCGGGTTGTCTCGGTCGAGcctcactttcttttttcccccttcggGCAGGAAGGAGCGAAGTAGTCTGGGCGAATTCTGCATGCGGTGCTTTTAAGTGGTTCGCTAGATTTCGAGTTGCACCGTATCCGTGTTCGAATGCACCGTTAAGATGTTCCCGCCAATGGCGTTCAAGGTGCACGAAATGTTAAGTTCTTGTAACGGTCGGCTCTCAGTTTCATGAACGGTCCCCATCGAcggtttcttttgttttttctctctcccctGTTGGCTAGAATAAAATATATAGCTATCGTTGTATCGTTGCACGTTCTCCCTACACTGCATATTTTTGTGTCTCCattgaacctttttttttttttttttttcttgcacacaCATCACGCTGCTAATCGAATCAAAGGCAATCTACTGCTATAGTAAGCACTGCAGCTAACAACATCCAAGGAAGCTTGTTGATCTAGCAACTTCTTTTCTCATTAGTGATAGTCCGGCTGTTCTGATACAACTGCTTCTTTACAACCTGACAAAATACGCCTCTATGATTCAACTGAAGTATTACATCCAACCTCTCATTTTATGCGGAACCTCCTTCATGTTTAAGCACAAACTATTGATGTCAGTTCACAGTGAAATCTTGTTTGTCAGGCTCTCTATCTGTGCTAATTTAATATGGTCAGcagtatttatatatatatatatatatatatatatatatatatatatatatatatgctcataTATGATCCACAAAAAGCTTCTGTACTGAAAATCTAATGGTTTAATGGCACTGACTTGCATTCTCAAGTTGCGGAATGCTGGCGTCATGTAAAGAATGTCAATGGAAGAATGTCCGCTTCCTTGCTTATTGTCACTCTAGCAAATTTAAAGGCAACCATTATTTCCAAGGTATATTTGCATGTTTGCCAGTTTACTGAACTCAAAAGATGTTTGTTGGATCTAGAACATGTCTGCATAATTTGCTTGTTCACCAAACTTAAGGGAGTACTAGCAGATGTCTTTGAAGTTGTAGAAAGTtctaccaggggggggggggggggggagcacgtTACTTGCACTTAAATGGTGACAGTCAGCAAGAACAATGGTTAGGAAGCACTTATGAGATGTATTAATATGATGCTAAAATTGGTCTTTAAATGCCCGACCTGGGATCATTGACGAAGTCAtgacatcatgacgcaaaatgAGAATTTGCTGTTGCATAGCCAAAAGGTTAGGCATCATGTAGCAAGGTTTCCATTTAGGTCAGCTGGTGCAGTTCCATGATAAAATGAAGGTAGCACAAAAGAACAGCCCatcaaaaaaaaac
This genomic stretch from Dermacentor silvarum isolate Dsil-2018 chromosome 2, BIME_Dsil_1.4, whole genome shotgun sequence harbors:
- the LOC119441740 gene encoding centrosomal protein of 19 kDa, yielding MASTEITIKSVGVRLNSPAVIVVYQTGSGTLHKRTMPVRGLFENSDIKSVAEALRDRHSAVLSGAPLIQVEKMLRILQENIKGQSLEECLAKVNEEFTVNPDEDLNKLDDETLQRKKDLMSLSFEKSRKKPGDPDFQYDVEEDFDVEGAIETSGWDSDKSGDFNF